In Megalobrama amblycephala isolate DHTTF-2021 linkage group LG21, ASM1881202v1, whole genome shotgun sequence, the genomic stretch AATACAAGCAGTACGCAGTGAAAGTGCAACAGCTGAAGTTTTTTGAGGACGTTGCATTCAAAGATTGAGCCAGATGCCTTGTGAAACACTGATATACCGTTACTGCTGGTAGGCAGTAGACTGATTTGTGCTCTTTACAGAAAAACAGGAAGCCTCCTATCAACAATCACTGTtacttttttaatgcttttgtaaATGTATAGTGATAGTACTGAGTTTAACACTAGATATGCAATAAAGCTATGTTATTATGCACATTTAAATTTCACAAAAGCATTATTTTCTATTGGAAATGTGAACTTGTGCTATGTGGATAgcaaaattgaattaaattgcAAGACGTTGAAAATAGTTCAATAGTTTTCCTATTTTCATgactgtatatttatattatgaataatGTAAATCGATAAGAAatgatttataataaatgacatttcagGAATGCTGTGCTTTCTTTTGCATTAACAAACCAATACATCGccactcaaaaaaataagttCCTCACAGATATACCAAAGAGTTCTTTATTACATATATTGAATGTTCAAACAGTGACAAAAATGAATGGGTTTTCATATAGATTTTGTTTCTACTGTATATCTATATGGCTTTGCTGTGCCAAATCCAAACTAAAATACTGCCATGAATCACTtgtgcttcttcttcttctgactCGGATTCTCTTGAGGTTTCTCACGGTTTTCTCCAGGTGTCTCGGGCATGGCCGGCTGCCAGCTCAGAGGATTTTTTCTGTACATCGGCCAGGGAGGCAGGGTGAGCTGAATAACAGGACACAGCCAAAATCACACAAGAGGACTTTTGAAACTTTACATCAAGCAAACAGAAGTCTTGCAACATACCAAACAGGATACTGTGAATCCAGCCAACATTATGTAAACCGTCCATCCAAactgctgaataaataagccATAGATGAAGCCGATCACCTGCAAGGTAAAAGACGTGAGGCAGAGGACAAATGATAATGTTGTGATGGCTGTGAAGGTGCTTTCCGTCTTACCGCTGACACCAGAATGATTCCTTGGAAAATTTGCTCAGCAAGTTTCTGTCCCTTATAGTCCTGCAAATAATCagtgtaaatatttattatatgtttATGTGATACATTATACACAAGCAAGCCATCAGGAATGTTTTTCAATTTTGTATTAGATCACCATGCATAAGATACAAA encodes the following:
- the spcs1 gene encoding signal peptidase complex subunit 1 yields the protein MLSMFKSIPTHMDYKGQKLAEQIFQGIILVSAVIGFIYGLFIQQFGWTVYIMLAGFTVSCLLTLPPWPMYRKNPLSWQPAMPETPGENREKPQENPSQKKKKHK